Within the Debaryomyces hansenii CBS767 chromosome E complete sequence genome, the region GGGCATCAGCAGGAGGTGCTGGGGATGGGGTAGAGTTCTTATCGAAGGCGGGTATTTGGAGCGACTCGTGGTCAACCTGACCTGGTAATATTGGCATGGTATCGAAGATGGCTTGTCTTAAAGTCTCTGGATCGCTCGCCAAGTCGAATCTCTTGTATATGACATATTCCAAGTTTTGCGCACCTTTATCCTTCTCAGTAACAGGTCTGAAGAGCTTCGGATGGAATTCCACACCGTCTTCGAGTCTTTTCTTTGCTTTGATACGTTGCTCGCCTTCAACCTTGGCCTTTTCGTTGGTGGCAAGTTCGTGGTCTCTCTTGCCCAATGCATTGATAGTTGGTGCCCACAAACGACGGGATTCGTATTCCAattgttcttcaattgGTCTTGTCTTAGGCTCAAAGATCTTGGTGGTGGCAGTATCAAAAAGCACTTCCTTCTTACCAGTGGCAAGGTTCTTTATGTCCATGACCTCATTCCACTTACCAGTAATAGAATATAATGTTTCACCAGTATTGGTGTTCTTTATAGTACCTTCAATGGCGTCGTAAGTACCGCTTATGAATCCCTTGGTCTTGAATTCGATGTTGGCTTCGAAGCCGGTCTTAGGACACTTAATCACCATGTGATCTCCCAATTCGTACCTTAATTTACCGAATAATATACCCCTACAGTACACATTTGGCTGGTTCATTATATAAGTTTCATCACCTCTGTTTCCTAACTGTACATGTCCCCATCCATTCATAAGGGCTGCGGACGAGTTACCCAAAAACTTCGATTGCGGAATAACCACCCCATCAACCCTAATCTTACGTTCTGGCACCAAATAGAAGTATGATGACTTGGGTGGATGGTGCGACGTCTGTTCCGATATGTAATACGCCGTGCTGTTATCTGGAAGGTTATCCCAGTAGCAAGCAAAAAGCTCTCCCAAGACTGGATTCAACGGCTTCTTAACCGCCTTTGGCGCAATGTGCCACGACGCTAAGTACCATTTCACCATCAACACGAACCTCATCAAATCGTCATCTGTAGCATCCGCTTCAAGCAAAAGATCCGGAATTTCGAAAAAATTGGTGATTCTCTCAAGCATCGACTTCTTCTCCAAGATAAACGTAGGTAGCGTAATTTTTGACAAATCACATCCTGGCCTCAACTGCGAAATAATTCCCATCAATATCGACTGTCCCTCGTTATCAATCTCGTCTATATCGTCAGTATCATTTGCATTGTGCTTGTTCCCTTCTGGAATGCCCCCTTCTGTTGCTGCCTCGCCTACTGGGGTCGTTGTGCCCGAATTGCTATTCGAACTTTGACCCTTATCTGACTTAAGcttcaatttatctaattttgaagttaaTCCCATTTTTTTAACCAATGTTAGTGATTTATCCGATAAAAAGACTTTCAGTTCCCTTGATAAAGCGCAAATTGTTAATGAATTCTCCGTGAATACTCGCGactaaataatttcatctcAATTCCTGGGCAAATATTCGGTTTTCTAGCACAGATTTACATGTCTTTAGATAGAATTGAGTATTCATACGGATAGCACGGATAGAATGGTATAATATTGTGATTTCTACCCGTTTCATGGGGTATTATACGGGTAATGTGGTTGTAAATCCATGAAATGGTTGAATTTGTTTCCGGGTAACTCCGTACACCATCTCAAGGAAATTCAGATAGAAAGAAGTATGTAGAGTGGTTTTTAATGGTTTTGTTGATAACCGGAGgctaatgaattatcaagCGTATGGAGTTACACCTCCTATATCGGTGGCTAACCCCACACCGAAGGAGAACAGTTTGAATGATTCGTTGATCAAGGAATTAAAGTCTAGAGGGTCGTTTGAGAGTGAGGCAGCGACTAAAAAGAGAGTAGAGGTGCTTCATATATTGCAGAAATTGACGGAGGAATTTGTTTATACTGTGTCGATCAACAAAAACATGAACGAGGGGATGGCGAAGGATGCTGGAGGAAAGATATTTACGTTCGGGTCGTATCGATTGGGGGTGTATGGGCCAGGATCCGATATTGATACGTTGGTGGTGGTGCCTAAACATGTCACCCGGAGCGATTTCTTTGAGGTGTTCGATAAGATCTTGAGAAAGAGGCCCGAGTTGGAGGAAATAGCGCTGGTTCTGGATGCTTACGTTCCGATCATTAAGATGGAGTTTGGTGGCATTTCGATCGATCTTATATGTGCCAGATTGGACATTCCGCGGATCCCcaaagatttgaaattggacGACAAGAACTTGCTTAGAAACATCGACGAGAAGGACCTTAGATCGTTGAACGGTACCAGAGTTACCGACGAAATTTTGACTTTAGTCCCCAAGCCGACCGTGTTCAAGCATGCCCTTAGATGTATTAAAATGTGGGCGCAACAGAGAGCGATTTATGCCAATGTGTTTGGATTCCCTGGTGGTGTTGCATGGGCCATGTTGGTGGCCAGAATATGCCAGCTTTATCCAAACGCGGTGAGTGCTGTTATTGTCGAGAAATTCTTTCATATATATGCCCAATGGAGCTGGCCCCAACCGGTGTTGCTTAAGCCGATAGAAGATGGTCCTTTACAGGTGAGAGTGTGGAATCCAAAGTTATACCCGCATGATCGCCAACATAGAATGCCTGTTATTACCCCTGCTTATCCATCGATGTGTGCTACTCATAATATCACCAGCTCTActcaaaaaattattttagaCGAATTCAAAAGAGGCATTGACATAATGAGCCAAATCAGCATGAATAAAAGCACCTGGTCTGACCTCCTTGCTAGACACACCTTTTTCTATAAGTATAAATTTTACTTATGTATCGTAGCGGCGACACAGGGCTCGTCTGAAGATCACCTTAAATGGGGAGGAATGGTTGAAAGTAGATTAAGACttttaattcaaaaactAGAAATGACCGAAGGTATTGAGATTGCACATCCATATGTAAAGCCCTTTGAAAATAGTTATGCATGCGAAAATCAAGCCCAAGCTGAAGAAGTTATAAACACTTATGGAACACTCCAAGGCGAAAGTATCACTAAAGATCTTCCAGAGccattaaagaaaaaggaAGAGGAAAATAATGAGACAGAAAATaaagaggaagaaaaagaaggaaaGCAGAATTCTGATTCCATAGAGGTTCATCTTACGAAGCTCTTCGTTGGTTTGGACATTGACCTAAACAAAGGTAGTGACAAGAAACTCGACATCCAATATCCGTGTTCagaattctttaatatatgtAAGGGATGGCAAACATATGACGAAAAGCTTCAttctattcaaataaaacatGTTAAACTTTACGATTTACCAAATGATGTATATATCGAAGGAGAAGAAAGGCCAGTTAAGAACTccaaaagaaaaagatcaGCGGCTAAAGATCAAGGTAAAAAGAGACCGAAGAGTGTCGGTACTGCTACTACAGTTGCAAGTAgttaatttaaaaatttttattattcattattatatagcGATAAAAAGACTTCTACAATGCAACATTAGTTTTAGTTTTAGTTATTAAACTAAACTCCTCCAAAGTCTTAAATACATAGGTACCCCCTCTTTGATTGTATCTTCCTCCATTtcataattcattaaatcaACATCCGTTTCTCGTCTACCTGTATCTAAATCTATCTCGCTTAACTTGATGTAGAACTTCCAATTTCTCGAGTAGACTTTATGACAAACGTAAAATAACAATATAACAAACACCCCtaaataattttggaaGAAACTCGTTACGTTTGGCTTTCCATCGCTACcaattggaaataatgCAACCCAGAATTGGACCCCCAACACAACTATAAGGAAAATCATGGAATAAATGGAGCCCCAAATACCTGCGATAGACGTGAATGATAATTCATCAGTAGATCTGCCCTGATATCTCAATGCGGCCCTAAATCTCAAGTGGCACAATCCAATACTAAACCATGAAAAAATTGTGGCTAAACCACTCACACTTAACAACCATGTAAATACTTCACCTTCATTCTCATACGCACTAAGGAAACATaataatccaaaaattCCTGAAATTGCTAATCCTGCCAATGGTCTACCACGACGATCAACATAATTGAGTATTTTAGGTCCTAATCCTTGTGCTCCTAAACTTTGAATTGTACGAGAGCACCCATAAACAGCTGAATTACCCACGGAAAGGACCGAAATTAAAATCACAGCGTTGAAGATTGAAGGTAATGCGTTGATGCCACCAATTTTAATTGCAATAACAAACGGAGATGCAGATCCTGTGCTAGACGAtcctaataattcttctgaaTCATACGGTACAATGAGACCAATGAACGTTAACGATAAAATatagaaaagaaaaattctcCAAAAAACTTGCTTGATGGCTTTTGGTAATGTTTTCTTTGGGTTAGCGGTTTCAGCTGCTGCAAGACCCACCATTTCCGATCCTGCCAAACTGTATGAGGCAGTTACAAAGACAGTACAAACACCTTTGAACCCATTTGCAAATGCTCCGGGgttatgaaaatttttacCACCAATAAATTCGTGGGTTGGACCACCCCCACAGACTAATACAATACCCAATATTATAAAGCCAATAATTGCGATTATCTTGACTATAGCCAAGTAAAATTCGGCTTCACCGTAACCCTTAACcccaaataaatttataacGAAGATGAATATGTAAAAGATGGCAACCCATGCAACTGGATTGATTGTACTATCCCAATATTGAATCGACATAGCTGCGGCCACTAATTCTAGTGGAAGCACAATTAACCACATAATAGCATAATTCCATCCTACTGCAAACCCCCATGAAGGATCAACAAATCTTGTTGCATAACTTGAAAAAGCACCACTAACAGGAAAAGCAACACACATCTCTCCTAATGCATGAATAGTACAAAAGACCATCGTACCAACAAGCCCCCAGGCTATAAGTAATGCGGCTGGACCACCAGTTCTCAAGGAGGAACCACTACCGATCAACAAACCAGTCCCCACACTTCCACCAATTGCAATCATTTGCAAATGTCTATTTTTCAAGTCTCTCATTAATGGAGACTTTGAAGCACCAATATTGGCCTTCTCTAtgtcattcaaattatcattttggCCATATTCTAtctctttctcttctgCTGGTCTCTTGAAGGAATCTCTGAAATTCTGCCATTTCGACGATGCCTTTTCATTTGACCCAGTGTCATTAGAACTGGATCCTCCAATAGCACTTTCGACGACGCTTCTAGCATCTTCCTTATCCGACATGTCTATTTGACTACCTATCAGAAGAAGTAATACATGAAATACCTCCAAcgaattttttgaaaaaaccTCTTAGGCATATCCTGTTTGGAAAGGTCCATCTGTATGGCGCTTTCGTTAATGCAGGTTTGCGACTCtgtttttctttttctgtTTTTTAATGGAAATTATAGTCCACCCCGGCCTATAGAATGACTGATATAGTAAGAATAATCAGATTGCAAATTAATGCAAGCAAACAAGCTAGTTTCATTTGACTTATTAATCATAATATCGttttttaaatttgtaGGTCATtctatattgaaaaaatctGCGAGATGCTGTTAAAACTGACTAATTTATACAATAATCCTCAATTTTTTGTAGTTTGTAGAAAAATTAACAGCAAAAAAGCACCAGCAATAATAAATGTAAAGtgtaatataattattcttAACAACAGAGATACATGTTCTTGAAATATCATACTATATCctattctttttttttgttataCCATTAAATTTGCCATGCTTTGAGTATATGGATACACTACAACAGGCGAATAATCAGTGCCATAACTCAAACAAtaaaatccaaatattaaGTAAGTAAAAAACAACacaaacaatatatatatatatatatatatatatatatacatgaTATATACCACAACCAGTAAGTGTTTTAAATGTATAAGTATATTTATGTTTTTTAATACTAGGGCTTAATGGTATTCTACAAAAAAAAGCTTAAACTATAAATTTACAAAAAACACCTCTCTAAAgtaaatgaagataaacTAGCATAATCTAATCTAATCTAAACGGTTATGCCCCATCACTCCTTTCCATTCTCAAACTATCTAAATCATAATAAACCTTAATCTAGTGGTACGGATATTTTTGTTACTTTACCTCGCATTCGATCGGTAATCAAAGGATAGCGAGGGTAATAAAGGGAAGCGCGCCACACGAAGGCCGAATGTATTCCACTATGTACTAGAACACGATGCCAGGCGCCAAATATAGAACAGACTATTGGCCTTTACTGGGAACTACGTTACAATAATacgaatttttcattgGGAGTAATGTTTATTTGTGAAAATCTATTTCAGATGATATAAAAGAAAGACAAACTATTCAGTTAATTATATAACGTAATATGCACCCCAGCAAAATAAAGCCACGAGTAATAAGGCTAACCTTCCTTTTGAAGTAGAGCTGAACCAAAGACCCTGGCCAATTGAAAAGTCACTAATTTTTCTGATATATCCTTGGATAAGTCTGTCGAGTACAGTAGATTTCATGTATATTTGAGTTGCGCCAATGATCGATTCGTCAGAAACATCCATTCCTTGGTCGTTTGTATCGTGACGAAAATGATTATTCGGAGTTTCGCTGGGAAGAACTTGTAGATATCCATGTGCTGATATAATGGATTCAGGAGGAGATGTTGGAACTGTTATTGATAAGTAGACTGGTTGATGATCTGATGATAGTATGGACTGTATGGAACCATATTCATGTACTTGGGGCAACACAGGAGATGATTCCTTTTTACGAGACAATACCAGAGATAAGTTATTTTTATAAGTGGATTGGTACAAGATCCTATCACACCACGAAGGAGACCGTTTCCGATTGTATATGGCGGTGTTCAAGTGATATTTGTAAGTCGGCCTGAAATTGATACATGCCTCACTAAATCCAGCAAATATATTACCATTATGTCTTTCTTCGGTCAATTCATCGTAATTTTTGACAAGTTCTTCGATATCGCCATGGTCAAGCTTACTTTGGTCTTGTAAATTCAAGAGCTGATTAAACGATGCAGAATTGGGGTCATACTTTTTAGTAGTACGATAGTTTAGGTCTCCCATGACAAAACAATGGGCTCTTGGTTTCAATAAACTGTAACCATCTCCAAAGTCCATTGACCTCATTAACAGATTGACTTCATTATTTCTCTTCTGAAAGTAATGATCGCCTTCATAAGCGGATAAGTGGAAATTAGCAAATGTCATCTCCACTGGACTTTTTGTAGATTCATGCCTTCCTTCTGGAATATACGATAATCTTATACCTGCAGCACCCTTCATTGACGAGTATCCGTATCCACACCCACTTCTGCCTAGTCTAAGTTTATGAAATTTCAGAGGGTACGGAGTAATGGCAATAATACCAATTGCCCCAATATGGTTCATGCCAATTGTGTGGAACTTTACGTCTTCCGTTCCATATTTTCTATTCAACGCCTCAATAAAGAACTTATTGAACTTTATTAAGTGATTACTAGCATTCTCCACAAAACATCCATCAATAATCGAACATAGTTCTTCTAATCCAAAAACGTACAACGTTGATAATTGATCAGGTAATGATTCCATAATTTTTGGGATAACTAAATCATAATCAAGCTTTTGTTTATTACAGTTATAAGTGAGTAAGTATAAGGGAATGTTTTCATTAGTGTCCgtcattttgaattatatcaaCCAGATATGATAACTGATtctaaataaaattaaatttcaGCCTTAAGAATGCGCATGAAGCTACTAAAAATTAGTACTAAATTTGTTATGATATTCCCTGTAACAGTAAATGTCTTTACTCGAATCACAACGGTCTATCctagaagaaatagatgTCCTAGAACAGTCTATTTCTCAGAGAGTTCAAAGGAATCCTCTGTTGTTGCCATCATCTCAAAAGCCAAGTGATGTGActatatcatcatctaaGAAGCGACCTCTAAAGGAAGAGTTATTGCAGCAACATGAGCTAAAATTCTTAAAAAATAAGTATAGAAGACATTGTTCGACAGTATTAGGAAACAAAGATACTAAAAGGAACcattttgaagaagaatcaaatAAGTTGAAAGACCCAGCGTACGAATTTAAACTATTCGATTCTATGTTAAACGACATAAAGCAACACCATGAACTTCAAACTGAGACAAATCAGGCCGAGGACATCAGTAAGATTTACAGAATGTACTCCAGTGCACCAAGGGTAGAAGAGAAGCATAATAAGAAGGATGAATTGAAAGTGAAAAGAAAGTATATTCTAAGCGCAGCTGCATCGCATATTGATTTCGATGGGATGTTCACTCCTGATGAACTATATGGAAAATATCTAGACTTGTTTCCGTTCTACGAAACTTACAAATCAATAGTAGATCATAACGTTACGTatgttgaatatttatccATATATGACCAGGTTCCGTACGAAGTAGTGAAAAGGAACAATACCGCATATTCCAAGTATATTAAAGATCTTGCAGaatatttgttaaaattCATAGAGAAAGTTCAGCCTTTGTCCAACATTGATGAGCTACAAGAAGGTATGACGAAACAATTTTCTGCTTCATCTAAAATACAGACAGACGGAAAATCAAACGATAGAGGTGAAGTCTATTGTGAAGCATGCGACAAGCTCTTTGCAAAGGATTCCGTATATAAGGGACACTTGAGTGGTAAAAAACATCAAAGGAACATCAAGAATCGGGCTAGTTCTGAGTCTGATATTCCAAATTCCAACAGAGTCAAAGATTTGGAATTCGACGAATTCAAAGTAAGATTTTTGGGTGAGAAGTTAAACGACTACAGATCTCCAACGATCTCGAATGCTGAGAGAAAAGCTGCATTGACAGACAGAGAAAGGATAGCCGAGACCATTTCGATTGTTGGCGACGAATCGGACTATACAACAATAAACTCTACTTCTGGCGGCGAATCCGATTCGAATGAATCCAGTGATAACGATGAATATAACATGAAAGATTTGCCTATCGGCGTTGATGGGAAACCAATTCCCTATTGGTTATATAAACTTCAAGGATACCACAAGACATACGAATGCGAAATTTGCGGTAACACAACGTACAAAGGTAGGGCTGTGTTTGCTAAGCATTTCAATAGTGCAAAGCACCAACACGGTTTAGGTTGCTTAGGTATTAGTGATGATTACATGGCCTTGTTTAAAAGCATAgttaaaattgatgaagcaTTAGACTTATGGCGTAGATTAAAAAAGGAAAGAAGGATTAAAGAGGGAGATACTGAAAATGctattgaagttgaagatgaagaagggAATGTCTTATCCGAAAAGGACTACttggaattgaagaaacaagGCCTATTGTAAAGTTGTACATAGTTAGTCGAATATATGCGAGTTTAGCCGTCTCGGTTATcgctgaaaaatttatgtAATCcgatttttcatatttgcaTTTAGATATATTAAAGCTTCATTACGCTTTGATGGTAATATATAGAAATAGATTATTACACTTTAAGTATAATTTCTCCCGCTATTTCTATAAAAGTTCAAGTCAAATGTCGAAAGAAGAAGCGAAAGGTGTAAAAAGGTCACCGTCTCCAGCAGAGATTAATCCTCTTTTGACACCTAAACTAAGAGATTCATTGGGATTTCGAATGAAAAGACAAACTATAGACAAGAGAACTCTAACAGCATATCAACAACTCGGAGGAGAAGAATCGAATGATGATACAAATACGTTATCTAAGACCAAAACCATTcacgaagaagaagctgaaGGAGCAAGTTATACTATTGACGGAAGACTCCGAAGAGTTAATCCGTATTTTTTCACTTATTTGACGTACTGTAAGATGAGATGGAGAGATAGGAAATTGCTTGATATCTTCGTTAAAGAATTTAGAGATAGAGATGCTGATTTTTATAAGAAGACGATTGCAGCTGGGCAGGTTactttgaataaaaaaCCTGCTGACTTAGACAGTATAGTAAGGAATGGAGATTTAATTAGTCATAGATGTCATAGACATGAGCCGTCAGTGAGTTCTCGTGGAATAAAAATTGTGCATGAAGATGAGAATATTATAGCGATTGACAAGCCTTCGGGAATTGCAGTACATCCTACAGGAAGATATCGTTATAATACTAtaacaaaaatttttcaacacGAATTTGGAAAAGTCGTACACCCATGTAATCGATTGGACAGATTAACAAGTGGCTTAATGTTCTTAGGTAAGAATGCCAAAGGTGCTGATGCCTTTGTCCAACAAATAAGAGATAGAACAGTTAAAAAGGAATATATTGCTCGAGTGGTTGGGAAGTTTGATATCGGAGATGTTGAGGTAGATAAGCCATTAAAAACCGTTTCTCCTAAGCATGGATTGAACAGAGTTGATTTCGACGAGGGAAAAGAAGCGAAGACGGTATTTAGAAGAATATCATATGAT harbors:
- a CDS encoding DEHA2E11308p (similar to uniprot|P19145 Saccharomyces cerevisiae YKR039W GAP1 General amino acid permease), which encodes MSDKEDARSVVESAIGGSSSNDTGSNEKASSKWQNFRDSFKRPAEEKEIEYGQNDNLNDIEKANIGASKSPLMRDLKNRHLQMIAIGGSVGTGLLIGSGSSLRTGGPAALLIAWGLVGTMVFCTIHALGEMCVAFPVSGAFSSYATRFVDPSWGFAVGWNYAIMWLIVLPLELVAAAMSIQYWDSTINPVAWVAIFYIFIFVINLFGVKGYGEAEFYLAIVKIIAIIGFIILGIVLVCGGGPTHEFIGGKNFHNPGAFANGFKGVCTVFVTASYSLAGSEMVGLAAAETANPKKTLPKAIKQVFWRIFLFYILSLTFIGLIVPYDSEELLGSSSTGSASPFVIAIKIGGINALPSIFNAVILISVLSVGNSAVYGCSRTIQSLGAQGLGPKILNYVDRRGRPLAGLAISGIFGLLCFLSAYENEGEVFTWLLSVSGLATIFSWFSIGLCHLRFRAALRYQGRSTDELSFTSIAGIWGSIYSMIFLIVVLGVQFWVALFPIGSDGKPNVTSFFQNYLGVFVILLFYVCHKVYSRNWKFYIKLSEIDLDTGRRETDVDLMNYEMEEDTIKEGVPMYLRLWRSLV
- a CDS encoding DEHA2E11264p (similar to uniprot|P38755 Saccharomyces cerevisiae YHR001W OSH7 Member of an oxysterol-binding protein family functions in sterol metabolism and similar to ca|CA0759|IPF11167 Candida albicans IPF11167), translating into MGLTSKLDKLKLKSDKGQSSNSNSGTTTPVGEAATEGGIPEGNKHNANDTDDIDEIDNEGQSILMGIISQLRPGCDLSKITLPTFILEKKSMLERITNFFEIPDLLLEADATDDDLMRFVLMVKWYLASWHIAPKAVKKPLNPVLGELFACYWDNLPDNSTAYYISEQTSHHPPKSSYFYLVPERKIRVDGVVIPQSKFLGNSSAALMNGWGHVQLGNRGDETYIMNQPNVYCRGILFGKLRYELGDHMVIKCPKTGFEANIEFKTKGFISGTYDAIEGTIKNTNTGETLYSITGKWNEVMDIKNLATGKKEVLFDTATTKIFEPKTRPIEEQLEYESRRLWAPTINALGKRDHELATNEKAKVEGEQRIKAKKRLEDGVEFHPKLFRPVTEKDKGAQNLEYVIYKRFDLASDPETLRQAIFDTMPILPGQVDHESLQIPAFDKNSTPSPAPPADAPPADADAPFVDASDAPHADTSPV
- a CDS encoding DEHA2E11352p (similar to uniprot|P19736 Saccharomyces cerevisiae YDL030w PRP9 Subunit of the SF3a splicing factor complex required for spliceosome assembly), translated to MSLLESQRSILEEIDVLEQSISQRVQRNPSLLPSSQKPSDVTISSSKKRPLKEELLQQHELKFLKNKYRRHCSTVLGNKDTKRNHFEEESNKLKDPAYEFKLFDSMLNDIKQHHELQTETNQAEDISKIYRMYSSAPRVEEKHNKKDELKVKRKYILSAAASHIDFDGMFTPDELYGKYLDLFPFYETYKSIVDHNVTYVEYLSIYDQVPYEVVKRNNTAYSKYIKDLAEYLLKFIEKVQPLSNIDELQEGMTKQFSASSKIQTDGKSNDRGEVYCEACDKLFAKDSVYKGHLSGKKHQRNIKNRASSESDIPNSNRVKDLEFDEFKVRFLGEKLNDYRSPTISNAERKAALTDRERIAETISIVGDESDYTTINSTSGGESDSNESSDNDEYNMKDLPIGVDGKPIPYWLYKLQGYHKTYECEICGNTTYKGRAVFAKHFNSAKHQHGLGCLGISDDYMALFKSIVKIDEALDLWRRLKKERRIKEGDTENAIEVEDEEGNVLSEKDYLELKKQGLL
- a CDS encoding DEHA2E11374p (similar to uniprot|Q12362 Saccharomyces cerevisiae YOL066c DRAP deaminase catalyzes the third step of the riboflavin biosynthesis pathway); protein product: MSKEEAKGVKRSPSPAEINPLLTPKLRDSLGFRMKRQTIDKRTLTAYQQLGGEESNDDTNTLSKTKTIHEEEAEGASYTIDGRLRRVNPYFFTYLTYCKMRWRDRKLLDIFVKEFRDRDADFYKKTIAAGQVTLNKKPADLDSIVRNGDLISHRCHRHEPSVSSRGIKIVHEDENIIAIDKPSGIAVHPTGRYRYNTITKIFQHEFGKVVHPCNRLDRLTSGLMFLGKNAKGADAFVQQIRDRTVKKEYIARVVGKFDIGDVEVDKPLKTVSPKHGLNRVDFDEGKEAKTVFRRISYDPESDTSIVKCFPFTGRTHQIRVHLQYIGHAIANDPMYSNATVWGKNLGKHGEGENADIISKLDRIGKDKASSTWIHPQEDGEILSGHLCDICSAELYTDPGPNDLDLWLHAYKYEAADKTWSYKTEYPEWATSPHRKYMELALEMANKCGETQTQFNVGAVLVNNGEVLATGHSRELPGNTHAEQCALEKYFEQTGKREVPAGTEIYTTMEPCSLRLSGNLPCVDRILETNIKTCFVGVVEPDIFVKNNSGYTKLTERDVEYIHIPGYEELCLKIAKKGHEKIE
- a CDS encoding DEHA2E11286p (similar to uniprot|P29468 Saccharomyces cerevisiae YKR002W PAP1 Poly(A) polymerase one of three factors required for mRNA 3'-end polyadenylation also required for mRNA nuclear export) yields the protein MNYQAYGVTPPISVANPTPKENSLNDSLIKELKSRGSFESEAATKKRVEVLHILQKLTEEFVYTVSINKNMNEGMAKDAGGKIFTFGSYRLGVYGPGSDIDTLVVVPKHVTRSDFFEVFDKILRKRPELEEIASVSDAYVPIIKMEFGGISIDLICARLDIPRIPKDLKLDDKNLLRNIDEKDLRSLNGTRVTDEILTLVPKPTVFKHALRCIKMWAQQRAIYANVFGFPGGVAWAMLVARICQLYPNAVSAVIVEKFFHIYAQWSWPQPVLLKPIEDGPLQVRVWNPKLYPHDRQHRMPVITPAYPSMCATHNITSSTQKIILDEFKRGIDIMSQISMNKSTWSDLLARHTFFYKYKFYLCIVAATQGSSEDHLKWGGMVESRLRLLIQKLEMTEGIEIAHPYVKPFENSYACENQAQAEEVINTYGTLQGESITKDLPEPLKKKEEENNETENKEEEKEGKQNSDSIEVHLTKLFVGLDIDLNKGSDKKLDIQYPCSEFFNICKGWQTYDEKLHSIQIKHVKLYDLPNDVYIEGEERPVKNSKRKRSAAKDQGKKRPKSVGTATTVASS
- a CDS encoding DEHA2E11330p (similar to ca|CA2533|IPF12790 Candida albicans IPF12790 inositol polyphosphate 5-phosphatase (by homology)); the protein is MTDTNENIPLYLLTYNCNKQKLDYDLVIPKIMESLPDQLSTLYVFGLEELCSIIDGCFVENASNHLIKFNKFFIEALNRKYGTEDVKFHTIGMNHIGAIGIIAITPYPSKFHKLRLGRSGCGYGYSSMKGAAGIRLSYIPEGRHESTKSPVEMTFANFHLSAYEGDHYFQKRNNEVNSLMRSMDFGDGYSLLKPRAHCFVMGDLNYRTTKKYDPNSASFNQLLNLQDQSKLDHGDIEELVKNYDELTEERHNGNIFAGFSEACINFRPTYKYHLNTAIYNRKRSPSWCDRILYQSTYKNNLSSVLSRKKESSPVLPQVHEYGSIQSILSSDHQPVYLSITVPTSPPESIISAHGYLQVLPSETPNNHFRHDTNDQGMDVSDESIIGATQIYMKSTVLDRLIQGYIRKISDFSIGQGLWFSSTSKGRLALLLVALFCWGAYYVI